Proteins found in one Brevibacillus brevis genomic segment:
- the speB gene encoding agmatinase, translating into MRFDEAYSGNVFIRSHGNYEESQAVIYGMPMDWTVSFRPGSRFGPARIREVSIGLEEYSPYLDRLLEDIKYFDAGDIPLPFGNVEGSLDAIRTFVAKVLADGKFPLGLGGEHLVSWPVFQAVYEKYKDMVVFHFDAHTDLRDNYEGYEYSHSTPIKKVCNLIGGKNVYSFGIRSGMKDEFEWAKENMHLYKYDVLEPVKQVLPTIGNRPIYLSIDIDVLDPAHAPGTGTTEAGGITSRELLDTIHFMANNGANVIGCDLVEVAPVYDHSEMTQIAASKIVRELLLSFVK; encoded by the coding sequence ATGCGTTTTGACGAAGCATACTCTGGAAATGTCTTTATCCGTAGTCACGGGAATTACGAAGAAAGCCAAGCGGTTATTTACGGTATGCCGATGGACTGGACAGTGAGCTTCCGTCCGGGCTCTCGTTTTGGCCCTGCCCGTATTCGTGAGGTTTCCATCGGTCTGGAAGAGTACAGCCCGTACTTGGACAGGCTGTTGGAAGACATCAAATACTTTGATGCTGGCGATATTCCTCTTCCTTTTGGAAACGTGGAAGGTAGCCTGGACGCGATCCGTACATTCGTGGCAAAAGTATTGGCAGATGGCAAATTCCCATTGGGTCTGGGCGGAGAGCACTTGGTTTCCTGGCCAGTATTCCAAGCGGTTTATGAAAAGTACAAGGACATGGTCGTATTCCACTTTGACGCGCATACTGACCTGCGCGACAACTACGAGGGATACGAATACTCCCACTCCACCCCGATCAAAAAGGTATGCAACCTGATCGGCGGTAAAAATGTGTACTCTTTCGGAATCCGCAGCGGGATGAAGGACGAGTTTGAGTGGGCAAAAGAAAACATGCACCTGTACAAATACGATGTACTGGAGCCAGTGAAGCAAGTGCTGCCTACCATCGGCAACCGTCCGATCTACCTGTCGATTGATATCGATGTATTGGACCCTGCGCACGCTCCAGGAACAGGTACAACAGAAGCAGGCGGCATCACGTCTCGTGAGCTGCTCGATACTATTCACTTCATGGCAAACAACGGTGCGAATGTCATCGGTTGTGACCTGGTGGAGGTTGCTCCTGTGTATGACCACAGTGAAATGACGCAAATCGCGGCATCCAAAATCGTGCGCGAGCTGCTCTTGAGCTTTGTAAAATAA
- the speE gene encoding polyamine aminopropyltransferase, translating to MELWYTEKQTENHGITTKITETLYSEKSEFQQIDVINTKQFGRMLVLDGMVMTTDVDEFVYHEMISHIALNTHPNPKKVLVVGGGDGGAIREIVKHASVEKAVLAEIDGGVIESCKKYFPEIASALTGNPRVDVQVIDGIKHIHDHKGEYDVIMVDSTEPVGPAVGLFEKGFYQGIHDALKPDGIMVAQTESPWFNRDLIKRVFKDLKSIFPVTRLYTCSIPTYPSGLWSFTIASKQHDPLEVDPAKIKDLGTKYYNAEVHHAAFKLPNFVAELTRD from the coding sequence ATGGAATTGTGGTACACCGAAAAACAGACGGAAAATCACGGGATAACAACGAAAATTACAGAAACCCTATACAGTGAGAAATCCGAGTTTCAACAAATCGACGTAATTAATACGAAGCAGTTTGGTCGCATGTTAGTGCTCGACGGCATGGTTATGACTACCGATGTCGATGAGTTTGTCTACCATGAAATGATTTCTCATATCGCGTTGAACACGCATCCGAACCCGAAAAAGGTTCTGGTTGTAGGCGGCGGCGATGGCGGTGCTATTCGTGAAATCGTAAAGCACGCGTCTGTAGAAAAAGCAGTTCTGGCTGAAATCGACGGTGGCGTCATTGAGTCTTGCAAAAAATACTTCCCTGAGATTGCGAGTGCATTGACAGGCAATCCACGTGTAGATGTACAAGTAATCGATGGCATTAAACATATTCACGACCACAAAGGTGAGTACGATGTGATCATGGTCGACTCTACAGAGCCAGTAGGACCAGCCGTAGGTCTGTTTGAAAAAGGTTTCTACCAAGGCATTCACGATGCTTTGAAACCAGACGGTATCATGGTTGCTCAAACAGAATCTCCTTGGTTCAACCGTGATCTGATCAAGCGTGTGTTCAAAGACCTGAAATCGATCTTCCCGGTTACTCGTCTCTACACTTGCAGCATCCCTACTTATCCATCCGGACTGTGGAGCTTCACCATCGCTTCCAAGCAACATGATCCGTTGGAAGTAGATCCAGCGAAAATCAAAGATTTGGGCACCAAATACTACAATGCGGAAGTTCACCACGCTGCTTTCAAACTGCCTAACTTTGTGGCTGAGCTGACCCGCGACTAA
- a CDS encoding transglycosylase domain-containing protein: MEVIREAPLLRYLRWAKKFVKFTIISLLCFSFAILLLILYLRSQPLPETFVKQTTTIYASNGEVLDTMHRGENRISVPLAEISPALLDATIAIEDRSFREHFGFDWKRLAMAAYVDVVNMDMRQGASTITQQLARNLYLSLDKTWERKIKEALLAIQLELNYSKDEILEMYVNQIYYGHSAYGVQAAAQTYFGKDAKDLTVAESAMLAGIPKGPTYYSPFVDLERAKARQKLILNAMERDNLLTSKEAEQAYAEPIKLKQRANENVTEPAPYFRDYIANLVKNKYGIDEEKFIHGGLKIHTTLDPVVQKKAEDIVASVLPKNNPNLQVALVAMDPATGYIKAMVGGRDYKVSQFNRVLGKRQPGSSFKPIMYLSALQNGYTPLTLMKSEPTVFTYDNNKQYIPGNFGGKYANALINMREAIKTSDNIYAVKTIDFLGPQKVVDQAKQLGITSSMQAVPSLALGTSPVSPLELNAAYAAIVNKGQAVKPIAITSIEDSEGNILVEEKPEKTQVADPVASALLVNMMQSVFEQGGTGYRVAGEMNRPVAGKTGSTDYDAWLSGFTPQLVSTVWVGYDKNQKVDDVKEGYLSKKIWAQFMESALKGQPPALFDMPAGVVSVYIDPASGKLATEHCPNPQLFYFASGTEPQDYCTDHIPTNETPTPLKPPDSSTFWQRMGSWWKPNQ; encoded by the coding sequence ATGGAAGTCATTCGCGAAGCCCCATTACTGCGCTATTTGCGTTGGGCTAAGAAATTTGTAAAATTTACCATTATCAGCCTATTATGTTTCTCTTTTGCCATCTTGCTACTCATTTTGTACTTACGCTCACAACCACTCCCGGAAACGTTTGTGAAGCAAACCACGACGATTTACGCTTCCAATGGAGAGGTTTTGGATACGATGCACCGTGGCGAAAACCGGATTTCTGTGCCACTTGCAGAGATTTCACCAGCATTGCTTGATGCGACCATCGCTATCGAAGATCGTTCGTTCCGCGAGCATTTTGGTTTTGATTGGAAACGGTTAGCCATGGCTGCTTATGTCGATGTCGTTAACATGGACATGCGTCAAGGTGCCAGTACCATCACCCAACAATTGGCGAGAAATCTGTACCTCAGCTTGGACAAGACCTGGGAGCGAAAAATCAAAGAAGCCCTTCTTGCGATTCAGCTTGAACTGAATTACAGCAAGGATGAAATATTAGAAATGTACGTGAATCAGATTTATTACGGTCATTCAGCCTATGGCGTACAAGCTGCTGCCCAAACCTATTTCGGCAAGGACGCCAAAGATTTGACGGTAGCAGAGAGCGCCATGCTCGCAGGCATCCCGAAGGGTCCTACTTATTATTCACCGTTTGTCGATTTGGAACGTGCCAAAGCCAGACAAAAGCTCATTTTGAATGCCATGGAGCGCGACAATCTACTGACATCGAAGGAAGCAGAGCAAGCCTACGCGGAGCCAATCAAGCTGAAACAGCGAGCAAACGAGAATGTAACCGAGCCAGCTCCTTATTTCCGCGATTACATCGCGAATTTGGTAAAAAACAAATATGGCATTGACGAAGAAAAATTTATTCATGGCGGTCTGAAAATCCACACGACCCTTGATCCAGTTGTACAAAAAAAGGCCGAGGATATTGTTGCTTCTGTCCTACCAAAGAATAATCCGAATTTGCAGGTAGCCCTCGTCGCCATGGACCCTGCTACCGGCTATATCAAAGCGATGGTAGGTGGACGTGACTACAAGGTGAGTCAGTTCAATCGCGTGCTTGGCAAGCGTCAGCCCGGTTCCTCCTTCAAGCCGATCATGTATTTGTCAGCCTTGCAAAACGGCTATACACCGCTCACGTTGATGAAAAGCGAACCGACCGTTTTTACCTACGATAACAATAAGCAGTACATCCCCGGCAATTTTGGTGGAAAATATGCAAACGCACTGATCAACATGCGTGAAGCAATCAAAACCTCCGACAATATTTATGCCGTCAAGACTATTGATTTTCTCGGGCCACAAAAAGTGGTTGATCAGGCAAAGCAATTAGGTATCACCAGCTCGATGCAAGCAGTTCCCTCTCTCGCACTAGGAACTTCACCTGTCTCTCCCTTGGAGTTAAACGCAGCTTATGCAGCAATCGTCAACAAGGGACAAGCCGTTAAGCCCATTGCCATCACCTCCATCGAGGACAGCGAGGGCAACATTTTGGTTGAAGAAAAACCTGAGAAAACACAGGTAGCTGATCCGGTCGCCTCTGCTCTCTTAGTGAATATGATGCAAAGTGTATTTGAACAAGGCGGTACGGGATATCGCGTAGCTGGCGAAATGAACCGACCGGTAGCAGGGAAAACAGGATCCACGGATTATGATGCTTGGCTGAGCGGATTCACTCCGCAGCTGGTTTCGACCGTATGGGTAGGTTACGACAAAAATCAAAAGGTCGATGATGTAAAGGAAGGCTATCTGTCCAAAAAAATCTGGGCACAGTTCATGGAAAGTGCGCTCAAAGGTCAGCCCCCTGCGCTCTTTGACATGCCAGCTGGTGTTGTTTCTGTCTATATCGATCCCGCTTCTGGAAAACTGGCGACCGAGCATTGTCCGAATCCACAGCTCTTTTATTTCGCCAGTGGAACAGAGCCTCAAGATTACTGCACGGATCACATCCCGACAAATGAGACACCGACACCTTTAAAGCCGCCAGATTCTTCGACCTTTTGGCAGCGCATGGGCAGTTGGTGGAAACCGAATCAATAA
- a CDS encoding YwhD family protein, with translation MDIFDNKKGGFTIMSGKTDVHGGFGQGVLDLNAVSSVIIDGDEAYIDMGALHAKSSVEKGIKWTTNKEEVPNGKPYWLVWVTVDRNEAGPYYAGATACYMEIDREARRGYKILADHVNRMDYSMKRRIMLSDLSDKEKAALKKLLIENNAAMYENSTEELKQNLS, from the coding sequence ATGGATATTTTTGATAATAAAAAAGGCGGCTTTACCATCATGAGTGGAAAAACCGATGTACATGGCGGTTTTGGTCAAGGTGTACTCGACCTGAATGCTGTATCCTCGGTCATAATCGATGGGGACGAAGCGTACATTGACATGGGTGCCTTGCATGCCAAAAGTTCTGTAGAAAAGGGCATCAAATGGACGACAAATAAAGAAGAAGTACCAAATGGAAAGCCTTATTGGCTCGTTTGGGTAACAGTCGATCGCAATGAAGCTGGTCCTTACTATGCAGGGGCAACTGCGTGCTACATGGAAATCGATCGGGAAGCGCGTCGGGGCTACAAAATTTTGGCAGATCATGTGAATCGCATGGATTACTCCATGAAGAGACGTATTATGCTGTCCGATCTATCCGATAAGGAAAAGGCCGCTTTGAAAAAGCTTTTGATTGAAAATAACGCAGCGATGTATGAGAATTCCACAGAGGAATTAAAGCAAAATTTGTCCTAA